The Flavobacterium johnsoniae UW101 genomic interval ACAATTAATTCTTATCCGTTTTTCAATAATAGATTCTGTTCTTTTCTTAATTTGATTAGTAATTGATCGATATTTAATTTAATCTTTTGTGGTAAAGAATTCCAATTTGCATCTTTTTTAAAACTTCTGCAATAGTCCAAATCACATTCTACAGCACGAATAACATATTTTTTGTTATTGTAAATTGTAATAATTTTTACTCTCCTGATTTCTCCATATTCCGTTCTCGTTCCGTAAACAATTACCGGATCAATATAACCATCGCCGTCAATATCTTTAGTGCTGCAGTATTTTGTCCAAAACCAGATATTAGTTTCTTTCGGTTCATAATCTTCAAGCAAATCATTTATTCTCCATTTTTCTAAAAAACCACCATGATCATTCATGACACAAATCGCCTGAATTTTAGTGTTTAAAGTATCTTTTTTCGAAATATTTTTTTGATTTTCGGTTAAAATCAAATTCGTAACGCCGCCTTTATCGCTGTATTCAAAAGCTCGATAAATAGGAAAATCGGCAATCTCATTAAGTTCTCTTTGAGCAATTTGTTCTTTTGACAGTTTATAGCTTTCGGTTTTTTGAGAAAAAGTAAATACAGAGTATAAGAGAAACAAAAACAGCGTTATTTTTTTCATTTGGGCATTTATTAGAAAAATCAAAGATATTTAAACCGAATTTGATTTTACTATTTGTAAGTTTTTAAATTTGTATATCAATATTTTTAAATTTTATACCTGATTTTAAAAGATCGATAATTAGCAGGAATGATTCTTCAATTATGTAATCATTCAAATTGTCATATAAATTCCAATTGTTAGATGATATTATTTTGAATTTACTTTGATTTAATTCAGGTCTAGGAGCGAATTTTTTTTCGTTAATTCCCCATACAATTTCTTTGCTAAATGGAACCGAAAGAAATATAGAATGACTTCTTATTGATAATGAAGATGTTGTTGTTCCTTTTTTGTAAATTCCATTCCAATTACCTTTTCCCAAAAGTATATAAAATTCAATGGTCCATTCTGGCAGCTCATTTATGAACTTATATTCATTTGCTATTTCATTAATGCGTTTCTCTAATAATAATCTTTCATTGTGTAGATTAGGAAAATCAATTATTGCAGGACTTATAACTACTTTTAGTTTCATTATTATACTTTTTTCAAAGATATTAAAAACATAGGAAAATACTTACTTTTAGTTTATCAAGTAGTTTAAAATTTAAATTTTTAAAAAGGCTAATTTTATTGTAATTTTCTAGACTTAAAAAAACTTAATAAAACCACATGAATATTCTGCTGCAATCTAATTTTCGTTTTATAATTGGAGTTTTACTATTTTCTTTTACAGTAAACTGTAATGCGCAAAAAAAGACAGACAATAAAAATTTAATTCAATATGTTGATCCAATGATTGGAACGGCAAAAATGGGACATACTTATCCTGGTGCAACAGTTCCGTTTGGCAGTGTGCAGTTAAGTCCGGAAACCGATACAATTGCGTATAGTTTAAACGGAAAATACAATGGAGAAGTTTATAAATACTGTGCGGGATATCAATATGAAGATAAAACCATTGTAGGATTCAGCCACACACATTTTAGCGGAACAGGCCATTCAGATTTAGGAGATTTTCTAATTATGCCAACCACAGGAAAACTGCAATTGAATCCAGGCGTGGCATCAAAACCATTGTCAGGATATCGATCAGCATTTTCTCATTCAACAGAAAAAGCAGAGCCGGCTTATTACAGCGTTCTTCTGGAAGATCACAATATTAAAGCAGAACTTACTGCAACAACCAGAGTTGGAATGCATCAATACACATTTCCAAAATCAGATGATGCCCATATTATTCTCGATTTAACTTCTGGAATTTATAATTACGATAAAAAGAATGTTTGGACTTTTGTGCGTGTAGAAAACGATACTCTGATTACAGGTTATCGCCAAACAAACGGCTGGGCAAGAACCAGAACGGTTTATTTTGCCATGTCTTTTAGCAAACCAATAAAAAGCTACGGACAGGCTGTGCAGGAAAAAAGCGTTTACAGAGGTTTTTGGGGAAGATTTGATCAAACAAAAAATTTCCCTGAAATGGCAGGACAAAACCTGAAATTGTTTTTTGATTTTGATACCAATGAAGGAGAAAAAATTAAAATTAAAATGGCTTTATCGCCTGTAAGTTCTGCAGGAGCCTTAGAAAACATGAAAAAAGAAACTCCAAACTGGGATTTTGAACAAGTTAAAAAACAAAGTCAGGAAGTATGGAACAAAGAATTGAATAAAATTCAGGTTGAAACCATTCAAAAAGAAGATTTGGTAAACTTTTATACCGCAATGTATCATGCTTTTCTTGGCCCGACAGAATACATGGATTTAGACCGAAATTATAAAGGTTTGGATATGAATGTTCATAAAGCTGAAATCTTTACCAATTATACCAGTTATTCACTTTGGGATACTTATAGAGCATTACATCCATTCTTTAATATTGTACAGCCTAAAAGAAATGCCGATATGGTAAGTTCAATGCTGGCACATTCTGATCAAAGTGTGCATAAAATGCTGCCAATTTGGTCACATTATGCTAACGAAAACTGGTGTATGATTGGGTATCATTCCGTTTCGGTTGTGGCAGATGCCATTGTAAAAGGTAATGTTAGTTTTGATGCCGAAAAAGCGCTTCAGGCTTGTGTTAATACAGCAAAAGTACCTTATTATGACGGATTAGAATATTATATGAAAAAAGGATATGTTCCTGAAGATAAAAATGGTTCATCTGTTTCTAAAACCTTAGAATATGCTTATGACGACTGGGCAATTGCACAGGCAGCAAAGAAACTGGGTAAAACAGACGTTTATAATGAATTTATCGAAAGATCTAAAAATTATAAAAACGTTTACGATGAGAAAACCGGATTTATGCGTCCTAAATTAAACGACGGAACTTTTAAAAAAGAATTTGATCCGCTTGATACACACGGACAGGGATTTATTGAAGGAAATTCATGGAATTACAGTTTGTATGTACCGCAGGATCCCGCAGATATGATTAAAATGATGGGAGGAAATGAGAAATTTAAAATTCGTCTAGATTCACTTTTCAATATGCATTTACCAGATAAGTATTTCGAAAATACAGAAGATATTACAAGAGAAGGAATTATTGGAAATTATGTTCATGGAAACGAACCTTCGCATCATGTTGTTTATTTATACAACTGGACAGATTCGGCTTGGAAATCGCAAGACAAAATTAGAATGATCCTGAAAAAAATGTACAGAAATGGGGCAGATGGTTTAGGAGGAAATGACGATTTCGGACAAATGAGTGCCTGGTATATTTTCAGCAGTTTAGGATTTTATCCTGTTGCTCCGGGTTCTGATGAATATGCTTTAGGAAGTCCGCTTGTTAAAAAAGGTATTTTTAATTTAGAAAACGGAAAAATATTTGAAGTTGAAACCGTAAACCAGTCCAATAAAAATGTGTTCGTAAGTAAAGTTTTGCTGAATGGAAAACAGCTTGATAAACCATTTTTAAAACATGCTGATGTTATAAATGGCGGGAAAATTACGTTTTATATGAGTTCAAAACCCAATAAGAAACAATATCAAAATTAGTTTTATATTTGTCACCCTGAGCGTAGTCGAAGGGTTTTTGCAACGAAAAAGGGCTTCGACTTCGCTCAGCCTGACAGAAAGATTTTTCAGCCGGACAAGAGAACAAAGATTAAATTAGTATAATTCGTGAATTCGTGGCAAATAACAAAAAACTTCACGAAATTTGCACTTCAAATAAAGACAATAAAATATGAAAATAAATTTAAAATCAGGAATTGATAAACTGCTTTTCGGAATGAAGCAGAACGATGTTACAGCTGTTTTAGGAAAACCTGATAAAAACTATAAAGATGAAGATGACAATGTGATTTTTGTATACAATGCACACAAAATCAGATTGACATTTTATGAAGAAGAAGATTTGAAATTAGGCTATCTTGTGGCTTCTAGCAATGATCTGGAAGTTTTCGGATTTAAATTAATTGGAAGAAAAATTGCCGATGTTAAAAAAGATTTTGCTGCAAAAGGAATCACAAAATACAATCAGGAAACTTTTGATACTTTCGAAAACTATTTCAATGAAGACAACTGGTTTATTCTTCAAACAGAATTTGATGAGGTTGTAAAATTCGAAATAGGAGCGATCATCAATAATAAAGATGAATTTGACTGGAAATTTCCTGTGAAGAAATAAACTATTTTTTTGTCAGGCTGAGCGAAGTCGAAGCCCAACCCAATGCAGATTTAACTTGCGAAGGCTTCGACTTCGCTCAGCCTGACAACCTTAATAAAGTTCCAGTATAAAAAAAACCGACAATCACTTGTCGGTTTTTTTATGGGTTAGAAAGGATTATCCTTTTAACCATGCATTTTTAATTTTGTCTTTTGAAGCATCAGTCGCTTTAAAAGTTTCAGTTTCTTCAAACGGAAGTTTAACGGTTCCTTTTATGGTTTCTTCTTTACCGCCGCGTTTTACTTTTAAAGTAATAGGATCATTTTCTTTCCAGTTTTCACTTTCAGTAATAAGATCATAAATGTTTTCTAAAGAATATGCTTTGTTGTTTACTGCTAAAATTTTATCGCCTCCTTTTAAGTTAAGATTTTTAAAGAATGCACTTGGTTCAATATCAGAACGAACAGCAATTTCTTTTGTTTGTTTATCAATTGTGATGTATGGAGTTTGACCTTTTAAGAAAATTGGACCTGCCTTTTTTTCTTTTGATTTTGTTACTCCTGCTTTAGCCAGATAAAAATCGTAAGGAATTGGTGTAGTTCCTGCTACATATTTGTTTAGGAATTCGCCCACTTCAGGATAAGTTAAAGACGTTATTTTAGCAAAAAGCTCATCATCATTAAATGGTTTATTAACGCCATATTCTTCAGAAAGTTTGTGCATTAAATCAAGAATCCCTCTTTCTCCGTTGCTTTTTTCTCTAATGATAATGTCAATGCACATACCTATTAAAGCACCTTTTTGATATACATTTAAGTATTGATCTTTATATGGCTGCTCTAATACATTTTTACTCATTACAGTAAATGACATAGTATCATCTAAAGTTTTTGCCTGCTCAATTTTATCAGCAATACGAGAATAGAACTCAGCTTCATCAATTAATCCCTGATTAATTTGGAAAAGGTTGGCAAAATACTCTGTTACACCTTCATACATCCATAAATGTTCAGACATTTTTGGTGCGTTATAATCAAAATACTGAATTTCTTTTGAGTGAATGGTTAATGGAGTTACAATATGAAAGAATTCGTGAGAAACCACATCTTTCATAGATTCTACCAGTTTTTCTTTCGGCATAGTCTCAGGAAGTACTACTGTAGTTGCTGTTGGGTGTTCTAAAGCTCCAAAACCGTGTGCATCGTCTTTAGCCATGCTTGATAAGTACAGTAAAACGGTATATTTTTTAGTAGAGTTTACTTTTCCTAAAAAGTTTTTCTGAGCCGTCATCATTGTTTTCATTTCCGGAGTAATACTTTCTGCAGTAAATTTTCCAGTTGGAGAATAAACCGCAATTAAAATATCCATTCCGTTAACGTTAAATGTTGTATAATCTGGTTTAGAATACATAATTGGATTTTCTACCAATACCGCATAACGAGGTGTTGTAAAAACATCGCTTGTTTTGCTTGCATCTTCATCTGTCATTGAAGTTGCTCCCCAAAGTGTTTCAGGATGTGTAATGGTCACTTTGTAAGGAACTTCTAAATTATCTTTAAAATAACCTACAAAACCATGTGTATTTACCATGAAATTTACACCTGCATTGATATTTGTTCCCGCTGGAGAGAAAACATCATCATTACCAAATCCGGTTCCTTTTTCAGTATCAAAAGTATCATTAACTAAATAGGTAATTTTTGCCAGCGCTTTTGCATTTGAAATAGACCATGAATTATCGTCAAGTCTTTTTACAGTTAAAGGATTTCCTTTAACATCAAATGCTTTAAAATCTTCAGAATATTTTCCGTAGTTGTCTGTAGAATACGTTCCTGGGACTGTTTTTGGAATGCTGTAAACGATTTCATCTGTTTTAATTTTTGGCGGTGTTACCGTTACTAAAACCTTATCATCTTTTACATCAGTTAAATTAATATTAACATCTACCACATTGCTTTTTCCAGCAGTGCTACCTGTTTTACAGCTCCAAAGCGTTACGGCAAGAGCTAATGTGTAAAGTATTTTTTTCATTTGTTTATGTTTAGTTATGTGTATTGGACTTAAAAATTGTTTAAAAGTTACAATAAATTTAAAAATATAAAAAAAACTCCCGAAATCAGGAGTTTTAATCTTAGTCAAATTTATTTTTTATATAATATTTTCCGTCCAAATCTTCGTCAAAATCATCAATTTTAATTGGTTTTGGTTTAGGTTTATTTGCAATAGCCTTCTTTTTCCACATCTCAAATTTTTCAAGAGGCATTTTCTTTTTCATGATTTCAAGAACTTCTTTTTCTGCCAATCCAAATTCTTTTTTTATAATTTCAAATGGATTTCTTTCTTCTAAGGCTAACGAAACAAGTTTTTCCGTTTGTTCCCAATTCAACTCTTTGCGGTTACTCTTTTTCATCTCGTGAAAATTAATTCAAAATAGAGGGTTAATGATTAATAGATTGATTTTCATTTTATATATCAATATTAATAAAAAAAATAATTAGTTGTTTCGATGGACTATAATTTTTTTTATTGATTTTTAGTGTTTTTAACAGATCTGGATTTTTGAAACGGAATTTGAAGTAAATTTTTTAATTCGTTGTTTTCTTCACGCTTCATGTGCGTATCTACGCCATAAATTAACTGATCTTTTGGTAAAGTGGTAAATGTGCCGAAAAGCCTGTCCCAAACCGAAAAAATATTACCATAATTACTGTCTGTATAAGGTAAAACATAATGATGATGTACTTTGTGCATATTAGGAGAAACAATAAAATAGCTCAGAAAAACATCTAATTTATGTGGCAGGGAAATATTAGCATGATTGAATTGTGAGGCAACCACAGAAAGTGACTGATAAAGAAAAACCATCCACATAGGGCTTCCTACAATTAAAACGCCAAGTGTAGTAAAAGCGAAACGTATTACGCTTTCGCCGGGATGATGCCGGTTTGCTGTTGTGGTGTCAATCCAGGTATCGGTATGGTGTATAAGATGAAAACGCCACAAAAACTTTACTTTATGTTCGATTAAATGTACTAAATAAGCGCCTATTAAATCCAATAAAAGCAAACCTATAATGGTATAGAGCCAAATTGACATTTGAGGAAGCCATTGCAGAATTCCAAAATGATTTTCTGTTGTCCAGGCAGCTGTTTTTATTAGAATAAAAGCCAGAATAAAATTTACGATAATTGTGGTAATGGTAAAGAAAATATTGATTCCGGCATGATGCCATTTTTTGTACTGCATTTGAAACAGTGGAAATGTATTTTCAATTAACCAAAAAATGGTAATACCGCCCACTAAAATTAAGCTCCGGTGTGAAGACGGAATAGTACTGAAGTAAGAAATAATTTCGTTCATAACAATTAGATTTGAGTTAGAAAGAAGCTTTTCCTTTTTGATTTTATCTAAAGAAAAAGAGAAAACCTAATATAAATATATCTGATTTTCTCTTTAAATTTTATAATTGGTTAAATATTTTTATGCTTTTTTTATCAAACTGATAATAAATAATAATATCCAGGCACCTCCTACAGCAATTAAAATCTGCCATAAAAGTCCGCCGCCGCCAATACCAAGTTTGCCTGCCAGCCATCCGCCAAATATACCGCCAATTATTCCAACAATTATATTACCAATTAGTCCGAAACCTGCACCTTTCCAAATTTGGCCAGCCAGCCATCCCGAAATTGCTCCAATAAGTAAAAAATATAAAAAACTCATGATATAATAAATTTTGTTTTAGTTTGTATGATCTTGTGTATGATTTTGTAATAATGATTTGTAAATAAATCCGGCTGTAATTGCGCCTAAAATCGGTGCTGCCCAAAACACCCAAACCTGAGTAAGAGGCGTTCCGCCTACAAATATAGCCTGAGATAATGATCTGGCAGGATTTACAGATGTATTGGTAATTGGAATACTAATTAAATGAATTAAGGTTAAGGCAAGACCTATTGCTATGCCGGCAAATCTTCCGTTTGCAAACTTATCTGTAGCACCTAAAATTACCAGTAAGAAAAATAAAGTCAATACAAATTCGGCAATAAAAGCAGCCTGAAATGAATATCCATCAGGAGAAAAAGCACCAAAACCATTTGAGGCAAAAGCTCCGGCTTTAGTATTATCAATTACAAACCCAGCTTTTCCAGATGCAATTGTATATAAGGTTCCTGCTGCTGTTATTGCACCAACACACTGGGCAGCAATGTAAGGAAGAAGATCTTTGGCAGAAAATCGTCCGCCAGCCCATAAACCAAATGAAACAGCAGGATTAAAATGTCCGCCTGAGATGTGCCCAACGGCATAAGCCATTGTTAAAACCGTTAAACCAAATGCCAAGGCAACACCAGCAAACCCAATTCCCAGAGTAGGATATCCGGCAGCAAAGACAGCGCTTCCGCATCCTCCAAAAACCAGCCAATAAGTTCCGAAGAACTCAGCAAATAATTTTTTCATAATAAAATAATTTTAGATTAATAGATTTGATTGTTAAAGGGTATATTGGAATGCCCAAATAATCAAAACTAATTGTAAGGGCAAACGTACAAATAAAATCCATTTTGGCAAGTTAAAACCTGCTTTTTTATTTTGAAACATATAAAGATTTGCAGGGAATATCGCGATTAAAAGTGCAATAATTCCCCATGCGGCATATTGTGTTGTAAGGGTAAACATCAGTAAGATGCCTAATACAATTTCGGCAATACCGCTTACAGCATTTATTAATTTTGGGCTTTTAAAAAAAGGAGGAATGATTTTGATGTACATTCCGGGATTACGAAAATGATTGAATCCGGCAAGTATATAAAGTATCGCCATTAAATATAAATGCCAGGGTAAGTTCATGATAGTTAATTATTTATAACGAAATTATAAAAAAATTAACACTTATTGCATTACAAGGCAGTTTTTTTTAATAAGGCGCAAAAAATCTTAAATTTTACGTTTGAAATTTATATTCATGATAATGATTGCAAGAATGATCAGAATAATTCCGATCCATTGCGTAAGAATTACTTTTTCATTCAAAAGAACAAATGCCATCATAACAGAAACCGGCAGTTCCAGAGCCGAAACAATACTTCCTAATCCAATTCCGGTTAACGGGAAACCTAAATTCATAAGGATTGGAGGAATTATAGTTCCAAACAAAGACAAAATAATTCCCCATTTTAGGAAAATTGCCAGATTGAAAGGTGTAACCTGAGTAATAAATCCAAATGTAAATACAATGATAGAACCTCCTAAAAGCATAAATAAGCTTCTTTGTGCTGGTGAAATTTCGGTTGCTACACGATTGGCAGTAAACATTGTTGTTGTAAAAGAAGCTGCAGCTAAAACACCCCAGACAATTCCTCTCCAGTCAAGCGCGATATCATTTTTAAGAATATTTGTAGCTAAAACAGTTCCAAAAAGAACTATAAAAACAGCAATCACTTTTTGCTTTGAAGGTAATTTTTTTTCTAAAATCATTTCCAGTAAAACTCCCATCCAAACAGTCTGCATTAATAAAACGATTCCAATAGAAACCGGAATAAATTTTACTGCCAGATAATAAAACAAACTCGTCATTCCTAACGATGTTCCGGCAAGCATTAAACTGAAAATATTTTTTGGAGTAGCTTTTACTACTTTATCTTTATTTTTTAATTTTTGAAAGGTATTAATAATCAAAACGCCGATAATTCCAAGTATAAATTGAGATGTTGTTACCTCTGCTGTAGTATATCCTTCTGAATAAGCCATTTTTACGAAAGTAGCTAACATTCCGTAAGTTGTAGCTCCTAAAGCAACTAAAATTACCCCTTTTAATACGTTGTTTTGTGACATTTTGATTGTTTGTTTTAAAAAATTCAAGCCGGCAAAGGTAAGCTATTTTATTTAGGAATTAATAGAAAATATACGCAAACGTTATCATTGTGCCTGCCTGAAGTGCCTTATTTGGTTTTACTTTAAAGATTTAGCAGAATACGGAAATAAAAAAGCCGTCAACTTTTAATTGACGGCTTTTTATATATTTTAAGTAAAAGAATTATTTTACCGGTTGATTTTGATAAGTTTCGATTTCGAAAATCAAAGTTGCATTTGGCGGAATTACACCCCCGGCACCTTTTTCTCCATAAGCTAAATTAGAGGGCAGGAAGAAAATGGCTTTTTCTCCGTCTGTCATCATATCCAGAGCTTCAATAAATCCCGGAATCATACCGTCTTTTTTACCCACTGTAAAAGGAAAAGCTTTATATCCTCCTTGTGCATCTCTGTTTGGATCGTATTTTCCGTAAGCTTTTGCAACTTCGGCCATACTGCTGTCAAAAAGAGTTCCGTCTTCAAAATATCCAGCGTAATGGAAATAGATTGTAGAACCTTCAGCACCTTTTACGCCAGTTCCTTTTTTAGTAATTACATATTTTAAGTTTGATGGTGTTGTAGTTGCTTTAGCTTTTGTTGCTGCAAAATAAGCTGCTTTTGCAGCTACTACTTTTTTAGCTTCTTCTTTTTTAGCCGCTTCTTTTTTTACATCGTCGCTTAAAACTTTTAAAGCATCAAATTTCTTTGCTGCTGCACCTTTGCGTGTAATAACAATTTTTGTCATAACATCATCCTGAACAATTTTATTTACATTGTCCATTCCAGAAACTACGTGTCCAAAAATGGTATGTTTTCCATTTAACCACGGAGTGTCTTTATGTGTAATAAAAAATTGGCTTCCGTTTGTTGCAGGACCAGAATTTGCCATGGCTAAAACACCGCCTTTTTCAAATTTTAAATCGTCTACAAATTCATCTTTAAAAGAAAAACCAGGACCTCCAGAACCATTTCCGTCTGGGTCACCTCCCTGAATCATGAAATCATTAATAACTCTGTGAAATTTTAACCCGTTATAAAATGGTTTTCCTTTAAGGGATGCCTTAACATTAGGATTTGTTCCTTCTGCCAAAGTAATAAAGTTTGCTACTGTTACCGGAGCTTTTACATATTCTAATGATAAAACAATATCTCCTTTTGTTGTAGAGATTGTAGCAAAAATACCATCGTTTGGATCTGTTGCTGCAACAGTTTTTGCAGGAGCTGTTTTTGCTGCCGGTTTTTTAGTTTGTGCCTGAATGTTTAATACAGCCAGACAAAATAAAAATAGAAATTTAAATTTCATCGTATCTAGAATTTAAGTCTATAATATAATTACTAGTTATGTAATAATTATGGTTTCTCTAATAATTGAACTTCAAAAATAATATTTGCATTTGGCGGGATAACTCCTCCTGCACCAGTTGCTCCATAAGCTAAATGAGATGGAATAAAAAGAACCGCTTTGTCTCCAAAAGAAAGTTTTTCGATACCTTCGATAAATCCAGGAATTAAACCGTCTTTGCGTCCTGCCTGAAATGGAATTGGCTGATAACCTTTTGCTTCGGCTCTGGCAGCGTCAAATTTTCCAAATGTTTTATTAACATCTTCTATACTTGAATCAAATAAAGTTCCGTCTTCAAGAAAACCGGCATAATGAATATAAACCTGAGCTCCAGTTGCTGGTTTTTTACCAGAACCTTTTTCAGTAATAACATATTCTAAACCGCTTGAAGTTTTTGTTGCTTTTGGTTTTATTGAAGCATAATAATCTACTTTTTCTTTTTGAGCTCCTGCAAATTTGCTTTTTTCTTTAGCTGCTTCTGCAAAATAGTCGTGAAATACTTTTACAGCATCAAATTTTTTAGCAGCTTCACCATTTCTGATAATGCTTACAGAAACGATTGTATCGCCCTGAACCACTTTATTTACAACTTCTTGTCCTTTTTCGTCAACAACATGTCCAAATATAGTGTGTTTATTGTCTAACCATGGAGTATCAACATGTGTAATAAAAAATTGGCTGCTGTTTGTTCCAGGACCATTATTTGCCATGGCTAAAATACCCGCTTTATCAAATTTTAAATCTGAAAATTCGTCTTTAAATTTGTATCCTGCATCTCCAGATCCAGTTCCTTCCGGATCTCCAGATTGAATCATGAAATTTTCAATAACTCTGTGAAATTTTAATCCGTTGTAAAAAGGTTTGCTTTTTAAATAATCTTTGGTAACAAATTCGTTTTTACCTTCGGCTAACGTTACAAAATTAGCAACAGTTATTGGTGCTTTTTTATAATCTAATTCAACAATAATATGTCCTTTATTAGTTTCGATATCAGCATATAAACCATCTGGCAGATTACTGTGTTCGTTC includes:
- a CDS encoding peptidylprolyl isomerase; the protein is MKFKFLFLFCLAVLNIQAQTKKPAAKTAPAKTVAATDPNDGIFATISTTKGDIVLSLEYVKAPVTVANFITLAEGTNPNVKASLKGKPFYNGLKFHRVINDFMIQGGDPDGNGSGGPGFSFKDEFVDDLKFEKGGVLAMANSGPATNGSQFFITHKDTPWLNGKHTIFGHVVSGMDNVNKIVQDDVMTKIVITRKGAAAKKFDALKVLSDDVKKEAAKKEEAKKVVAAKAAYFAATKAKATTTPSNLKYVITKKGTGVKGAEGSTIYFHYAGYFEDGTLFDSSMAEVAKAYGKYDPNRDAQGGYKAFPFTVGKKDGMIPGFIEALDMMTDGEKAIFFLPSNLAYGEKGAGGVIPPNATLIFEIETYQNQPVK
- a CDS encoding peptidylprolyl isomerase, giving the protein MKKIFLLLLAVSSFYSCKNEHSNLPDGLYADIETNKGHIIVELDYKKAPITVANFVTLAEGKNEFVTKDYLKSKPFYNGLKFHRVIENFMIQSGDPEGTGSGDAGYKFKDEFSDLKFDKAGILAMANNGPGTNSSQFFITHVDTPWLDNKHTIFGHVVDEKGQEVVNKVVQGDTIVSVSIIRNGEAAKKFDAVKVFHDYFAEAAKEKSKFAGAQKEKVDYYASIKPKATKTSSGLEYVITEKGSGKKPATGAQVYIHYAGFLEDGTLFDSSIEDVNKTFGKFDAARAEAKGYQPIPFQAGRKDGLIPGFIEGIEKLSFGDKAVLFIPSHLAYGATGAGGVIPPNANIIFEVQLLEKP